In the Sulfurovum sp. UBA12169 genome, GTATATGAGAGGAAACCAGCTTCCGGCTGATGTGATCGAAGCGCTTGAGGACAGGGGGCAGCCTGCAACATGGGAAAACATCTATGCAAAGATCGACAACAAAGTCGAGGGCATGAAACTGATGACGCGCGAGGATATCGTTCTTTTGCCTAGAAATTTTGCCAAAAAAGATCAATTTGCTGTGCTGTCGAACGTGCTAAAGTCTGTACATGAGAACTCCGAATGGAAGACGTACAAAAAGCGTGCGGACAGAGACTTTCGCGTCGTAGGGCTCAGCGTCGTGGAACAGTCGATGCACATACTTGACGAAACAGATATCAAAGGCAAGAAGGTCAAAGAGGTTGTGCGAAAACATATCCCGGCTCTTGAGTGCTTCATCGATATGTATGCTTCAAACCCGGATATGAGCGATCAGCGGTATTTTCATCATTCGAGGCTCATCCATAGGCCTTTTCTTGTGCGAGCATTCGGCGAAAAGGCAAAGAACATTGCTGCAAATGATGCGGAGATGGTGAGAGTGCAGCGCACGTGGTACCGTGATCAAGAATGGAAGATACGTTTTGCAATATGGACAGACGAGGCAGTACTGGAAGATGTGCCGACACCGTTTGGCAAACTCGACAAATTTCCGTTGGCGATAAGAAGGCTCAATTGGTCGCATCGGAAAGAGTATTATGGGATGTACAGGGATCTAAAGCCGTTCCAGGATACGATAAACTTCACGATGCTGCGTATCAAAAATATGCTCGGAAGCAATAAAGTCATGATAGAATCAGATGCGGTTGACGACGTACATACGTTCACCGATGATTTCTCAATCGATGAGTCTGTTATGGTACTGAAACCAGGGTCTCTGATACAAAAAAAGGTAGAGATCATCAAGCAGACGAATGATATCTCTCAACTGATGAGCATTGTGCAGGATGCAAGGATACAGGCCGAACTTGTCATGGGGCTCAATGCCGAAGCACTCGGCAGCGCAGTCAACCGACTGAGCGGGTATGCGATAGAAAACAGAATCAATCAAGGACTTGTGGGGTTGCAAAACTTTATGGATCTAAGTGGAGAGCAGGATGTAGACCTGGCGCAAAACGAGATAGAGATCATGAAGGAACATTTTAGCGCTGAACAGATCTACTATATCGAAGGCAAAAGCGGCAAAGAGCGCGAGCAAGTTGTGTTGAATGCGTATCAAAGAGACGATTTAGGCAGGATGCTTTATGATGCAGGCCGACCGCTACAAGAGAACATACTTGAGATAGGCAGGTATGATGTGCGCTTTACGCGTGTGCCGATGAACAGAGGCGCATCCGGCGAACGGCAGAAAAATTGGGCTGAAGTGATGAAAGTGTTGCGCCCTGAAGTGGCAGAGCGTCTTGTTCCGAGCATGTTGCGCGACACGGAAAGTCCGGAAGCAGAAGAAGCGCAACGCGTGATCGATGAAATGAACGAAAATATACAGCCTGATCCTGCTGCACAGCAGGCGCAACAGCTACAGATAGAGACGATGGCTGCGCAACTTCAAAAACTGCAAGCGCAAATCAATGAGATGAATTCAAAAGCAGAACTCAACAAGGCCAAAGCGGCAGGCATCCACGGGGCGTAATATCAATAGTACGATGTGATGAGGCTCAGCACTTCACTGAGCAACCGGTCCTGTTTGTCTTCATCTACAAGCGCAAATGCTTTGCATATCTTTGCCATACGCTCATCCCCGTCGCACGGGGTTTGTGCCATCTGTTTTTTTAGGGCAGCCATCGTCTCTTCTGTAAAGAAGTTCGGTTCAGGGAAGGTGTACTGCGGCCCATTGCCGGTCTCTATCCAGGAGAGATTTACTTTTTTTTCATTGGCTACCTTAATAAGTTTTTTCTTCGGGATAGCATCGCGGTTGATCCATGTGTCGTATGTGCCGGTAGGGACATCCATCTTTTGACACAGATCAAGACGGCTATCCACCTCATATATGAGCATGAGCCGATCAATAATGGGCTGAATTTTCTTTATTTTTGCCATTTTTTGAATAAATCCTTTCAAAAACCTTGACAAACACCTCAAATTGAAGTATCATTGAAGTATTAATTAAGTTGCTAAGAATAAATATAGCATATTTTGAAAGGATTTGCAATGTATCACGAAGAAGTTATAAAAGATCGCATAGAAACAAGGATACGAAACATTGCGGATATGCTTTGTCTTGTAGGGCCTGACATAAACAATAATAGCCCTATAGAGTTTAGGCTTGATAGCATCATCGATCACCTTGGCGATTTGATAGAGCATGAATTTTCAATCTCTCACGTCGCGCGTTTATGCGGGAAACACAAAGATACTATCAGAAATTTTCTGCTCCAGAACTATGCAGAAGGCAAAGGGTATAGACTTTCGCCAAAAGGTGGTAAAATATATATTGCAAGAGATGCAGCGCTGAGCATAAGGAGACACTATGCAAAGTAATGCAAGCAATGCAACACGACAAAAAGGAAAAGGCTGGTTCGTAAATGAATGCGGCGTGATATATGTGCAGGGTTCAATCAACGGAAAGTTTGTCAGGAAGTCAACCGGCATGAAGAGCACCTCCGGGAATATCACATATATCAAGAAAAATTATCGTGATGTTCTTTTAAATATAATCAATGAAAACAAAGTAACTACGGGCACCAGCTTTGAGGAGTTCGGGCGAAAAGTAATTGAGGATGGCGCAAAGAAGGTAGTTAACGGAAGGGAGAGCAAGCGCGGGAGAGGAGAGCTCGCACAAAGGGATGCTCTATCCAAGTTTGACAACTATCTTTTACCATTTTTTAGAGAGTATGCGCTGGATGAGATCAAAGCTATGCATATAGAAACATGGCTAGTAGGGATACTTAGACATAAGAGCACTTCTACAGCAAATAAGTGCAAAAATCTTTTAAACGAGATCATGCATAAAGCATGCGGAAATGACATTATAGTTAAAAATCCTGTTGAGTATGTTGAGAAAATAGAAGTAGAATATGAGAAACAGCAGGCCTATTCTATAGGTGATACGTTAAAAATGATGCGTGAGTCTAATGGATGGATGCATACATATCTGAATCTTGCGTTTACGACAGGGATGAGAACAGGCGAGCTTCTTGCTTTAATGTGGGAAGACGTAGACTGGGAGTATTCGTGTATATATCTAAAGCGATCAGTTTCAAAGGGTAGGATAAGGATAGGCAGTACCGGGAAAAAGAACCATTACCGTATCGTGCCCATACTGCCAGAGGTACTTAAAATTCTTAAGTCTGCACATGAGAACAACGCTAAAAGCAAATGGATCTTCCCTAATCAGAAAGATAGCTTCTACAAAGAGTCTAAGGATGTAGTTAAATATCACTTCAAACCGCTTTTGAAGAAGCTTAAGATAGCGTATATATCATTGTACGCTACGCGGCATACATTTGCGACGATAGCAGACAATGCCAGAGTCGACTCTGCAACTCTAGACAAAATGATCGGGAACAGTGAAAAAGTAAGACAGGATCATTATGTTACGTTTGCCATGACAAAAGAGAGAGCCGAAGAAGCTCAAAGCAATTTAACACCTGTAAACAATATTCTGTTCAGTAATATGAAGGTTGAGACGAAGTGATGAAAACTGCCGAGTTACTGCCGAGTAAATTTGTGATTATGGATGGAAGCTCGATATTTTGGGCATTTGTATTTTTATGCCGAAAGCCTCATAAGCCGGAGGTCGGGGATTCGAGTTCCCCCCTTGCTACCACTTCGTACTAAAAATACCCTATAGAATGTTTGAAATCGAGTTTTTTGGCCTAAACGCATATTTACTATGAGTCAAGTTCTAGATTGATCGGGTTGTTTTTTTGTTACTCGGCTAAAATAGTAAAGTATTCCGCTCCCAATGATCGCTGCAACGAATAAAGTTAAATACCAATGTTCTTTCGCCCATACTATAACTTGAAGAATTTGTTCTCCAAAATACCAAGCCGGAATAATTGTAAGAGCAGCCCAGCACCAGGCACTAATGAGATTGATAAAGGCAAATGTTTTAGCATCATATCGTGTAAGACCGATAGAAATGGGTATGACAGTTCTCATGCCGTACATATATCTTTGCACAAAAATGATCGGCCATCCATATTTTTTTAATAAAATATGCGCCAGCGCAAACTTTCTTCTTTGTCCTTTAAACGTTTTGTGAACATATTTTTTGTTGAATCTTCCAATATAAAAATAGATCTGGTCACCGGCAAAGCCGCCGAGCCCTGCAATAAATATTGCCAGATATAAATTCATATCCCCTGTGTGCGATAAAAGACCGGCCATAATAAGACCTGCTTCGCCTTCTAAAATACTCCAAGCAAAAAGTATTATATATCCATGGGTTTTAAGCAAATAGATAAATTTTTCATCAATTCCGTCGCCCGGTGCGTAGTATAATCCATATGCCAAGAAGAGAGCAAAAATGGTTACAATAACCGTAAAAAGCTTTCCAGAATTATTTTTTAGTTTTTGTCTCATTTTCTTCCCAATTCTCTAAATTCTATAAAGTATAGCATTACAATACTTTGTGGCAAATAATGACATAAATTGGTAAACAAAATGTTGCTTTTCTGTATAATTTAATCTTAAAAAATATAAATATATGATATTCTTGTGCGATACGCATTTATTTGAATGTATTATGTAAAACAAAATAAGGGCAAGGAGTTTATCATGGTAAAAAAGGTAAAGATAGTATTTTTGTGTATGGTTTTAGGAACTTTGCTAAATGCAAGAGAGATTTCTAGCGGAGATAAATTTTTAGGATTGGAAGTCGGCGCTGCGACAGTGCAGGCAGATACGGGAGGATTTTTTGGGGAGTTGGAGCATGAAGGAACCGATGTAGAGATCGGTTTTCGTCTCGGTGTTCAAAACGAAGCATGGAGAACGACGTTGATTTATGATTATTTTGATAGCAGCGATGATGATCAAAATTATGAAAAAGGGATGCTT is a window encoding:
- a CDS encoding DedA family protein; translated protein: MRQKLKNNSGKLFTVIVTIFALFLAYGLYYAPGDGIDEKFIYLLKTHGYIILFAWSILEGEAGLIMAGLLSHTGDMNLYLAIFIAGLGGFAGDQIYFYIGRFNKKYVHKTFKGQRRKFALAHILLKKYGWPIIFVQRYMYGMRTVIPISIGLTRYDAKTFAFINLISAWCWAALTIIPAWYFGEQILQVIVWAKEHWYLTLFVAAIIGSGILYYFSRVTKKQPDQSRT